One genomic window of Candidatus Methylomirabilis lanthanidiphila includes the following:
- the tpiA gene encoding triosephosphate isomerase — protein sequence MRIPVIAGNWKMYKTPSEAIILAEGIVKALSSLDGPELVVCPPFTALAAVGQVVAGSRIGLGAQDLHWAREGAYTGEVSADMLQDIGCRYAIIGHSERRQYFGETDEGVNKKSRAALAGDLTPIVCVGETLTEREAGRADAVVEIQLKGALSGLAPEQVQRLIFAYEPVWAIGTGKTATPSQAEEMHAHIRKTIAMLVDAETACGVRILYGGSVKPENATELLERSEIDGALIGGASLQVDSFAAIAKAAQNTGFRV from the coding sequence ATGCGGATCCCAGTCATTGCCGGTAACTGGAAGATGTATAAGACGCCTTCCGAAGCCATCATCCTGGCAGAGGGGATAGTTAAGGCGCTGTCATCACTCGACGGACCTGAGCTGGTCGTGTGCCCTCCATTTACGGCGCTTGCTGCCGTCGGCCAGGTTGTTGCCGGATCGAGGATAGGTCTTGGCGCGCAGGACTTACATTGGGCAAGGGAAGGGGCCTATACCGGCGAGGTGTCGGCCGACATGCTTCAGGATATCGGATGCCGATATGCCATCATCGGCCACTCCGAGCGACGGCAATATTTCGGAGAGACCGACGAGGGCGTGAATAAGAAGAGCCGCGCCGCCCTGGCAGGCGACCTGACCCCGATTGTCTGTGTCGGTGAGACCCTCACCGAACGGGAGGCGGGGCGCGCTGACGCTGTTGTAGAGATACAGCTCAAAGGGGCGCTGTCGGGTCTTGCGCCTGAGCAGGTTCAGCGACTCATCTTCGCGTATGAGCCGGTCTGGGCCATTGGCACAGGTAAAACGGCCACCCCAAGCCAGGCTGAAGAGATGCACGCGCATATCCGTAAAACGATCGCCATGCTGGTCGATGCCGAGACCGCCTGCGGTGTCCGCATTCTGTATGGAGGAAGCGTCAAGCCGGAGAATGCCACGGAGCTGTTGGAGCGATCCGAGATCGACGGCGCACTGATTGGTGGGGCAAGCTTACAGGTCGATTCATTTGCGGCAATCGCCAAAGCCGCTCAAAATACAGGGTTTAGGGTTTAG
- a CDS encoding preprotein translocase subunit SecG, translating into MVIALSVIHLLIALVLIVIVLLQSGKGADIGAAFGGGSSQTVFGGRGAATFLSKLTLAAAVLFMVSSLILTVWSERRGSSSVITEERVGQTAPAPASPPTGAPTPSTPPAEPTPPAQVPSAAK; encoded by the coding sequence ATGGTTATCGCGCTTTCCGTAATACATCTGCTTATTGCACTGGTCCTTATCGTGATTGTGCTCCTCCAGAGCGGCAAAGGCGCCGATATCGGCGCCGCCTTTGGTGGTGGTTCGAGTCAGACCGTTTTCGGTGGGCGCGGTGCGGCGACCTTTTTAAGCAAGCTGACGCTGGCAGCGGCCGTGCTCTTTATGGTCTCATCCCTCATACTGACTGTGTGGTCAGAGCGCAGGGGTAGTTCCTCGGTCATTACAGAGGAACGGGTCGGGCAGACCGCCCCAGCCCCCGCTTCTCCTCCGACCGGTGCTCCAACGCCGTCAACGCCTCCAGCCGAACCGACGCCGCCAGCACAGGTCCCTTCAGCCGCCAAGTAA
- a CDS encoding methylaspartate mutase, which yields MSDEMTAILATDCGSTTTKAILIEKVGGAYRQTFRGESPTTVEAPFDDVTRGVLNAIQEVEELSGRTILDGEKILAPAGEGRGVDLYVSTSSAGGGLQMMVAGVVTAMTAESAQRCALGAGAIVMDVLASNDGRAAHEKIERIRVLRPDMILLSGGTDGGTVSHVVELAEYIRAADPKPRLGGNFRLPVIFAGNRDARGRIQEILGDRTALVMTDNIRPILERENLGPARHTIHDLFLEHVMAQAPGYGKLMGWTGAPIMPTPAAVGLIMEQAAKAEGLNLLGVDIGGATTDVFSVVDGQFTRTVSANLGMSYSVSNVLAEAGIEKIERWLVEPIAEQELRNRIKNKMIRPTTIPQTLADLALEQAISREALRLAFDQHKALAVSLKGVQQERTIADAFEQEEGGKSLIDLYRIDLIIGSGGILSHAPRRAQAMMMMIDAYQPLGLTQLAVDSIFMMPHLGVLSQVNERAATEVFLKDCLVPLGSCLAAEGRAKRGEPCFAYTVRFADGRHTEGTLRFGEILRLDLPSGAEAELQAEPSKGFDLGGGKGKPVRLQVKGGVVGLILDGRGRPLYLPDDSSDRAAQLRAWAAAMDLYPE from the coding sequence GTGAGTGATGAGATGACGGCGATCCTGGCCACCGATTGCGGGAGCACGACCACCAAGGCGATCCTGATCGAGAAGGTGGGAGGGGCGTACCGCCAGACCTTTCGCGGCGAGTCCCCAACCACCGTCGAGGCCCCGTTCGACGATGTGACCCGCGGGGTGTTGAACGCCATCCAGGAGGTGGAGGAGTTGTCCGGACGGACGATTCTGGATGGAGAGAAGATCCTGGCGCCTGCCGGGGAGGGTCGCGGCGTCGATCTCTACGTCTCCACGAGCAGCGCGGGCGGCGGCCTCCAGATGATGGTGGCGGGCGTGGTGACGGCTATGACCGCCGAGAGCGCCCAGCGGTGCGCCCTCGGCGCCGGCGCCATCGTCATGGATGTGCTGGCCAGCAACGACGGCAGGGCGGCACATGAAAAGATCGAGCGGATCCGGGTTCTGAGGCCCGATATGATTTTGCTGTCTGGCGGGACTGACGGCGGCACCGTCTCACACGTTGTGGAGCTGGCGGAATACATCCGGGCGGCCGACCCAAAGCCCCGGCTCGGCGGAAACTTCAGGCTTCCGGTCATCTTTGCCGGCAACAGAGATGCGCGAGGCCGGATTCAGGAGATTCTGGGAGACCGGACAGCGCTCGTCATGACCGACAACATTCGACCCATCCTTGAGCGGGAGAATCTCGGACCGGCCCGCCATACGATCCACGACCTGTTTCTTGAGCATGTCATGGCCCAGGCGCCAGGATATGGAAAGCTCATGGGGTGGACGGGCGCGCCGATCATGCCGACGCCGGCCGCGGTCGGCCTCATCATGGAGCAGGCGGCAAAGGCGGAAGGGTTAAACCTGCTGGGCGTCGATATCGGCGGGGCCACAACAGATGTGTTTTCCGTGGTGGATGGGCAGTTCACCCGGACCGTCAGCGCCAATCTGGGAATGAGCTACAGCGTGAGCAATGTCCTGGCTGAGGCCGGCATTGAGAAGATCGAGCGTTGGCTGGTTGAGCCGATTGCCGAGCAGGAGTTGCGGAATCGGATCAAGAACAAGATGATTCGCCCCACCACGATCCCCCAGACGCTCGCGGACCTGGCCCTGGAGCAGGCGATCTCTCGGGAGGCGCTTCGCCTTGCCTTTGACCAACACAAGGCGCTGGCCGTCAGCCTGAAGGGCGTTCAGCAGGAACGCACCATCGCGGACGCCTTCGAACAGGAAGAGGGCGGCAAAAGCCTCATCGACCTGTACAGGATCGACCTCATTATCGGGAGCGGTGGGATTCTTTCCCATGCGCCGCGCCGCGCCCAGGCGATGATGATGATGATTGATGCCTACCAGCCGCTTGGACTGACGCAACTCGCGGTGGACAGTATCTTCATGATGCCGCATCTCGGTGTGCTGTCCCAGGTTAATGAGCGAGCCGCCACCGAGGTCTTCCTGAAGGATTGTCTGGTTCCACTGGGCAGTTGCCTGGCTGCCGAGGGGCGGGCGAAGCGCGGTGAGCCATGTTTCGCGTATACCGTTCGATTTGCCGATGGTCGGCACACAGAGGGTACCCTTCGCTTTGGCGAGATTCTTCGTCTCGATCTTCCATCGGGAGCAGAAGCCGAACTCCAGGCGGAGCCGTCAAAGGGCTTTGACCTGGGCGGCGGGAAGGGGAAGCCGGTGAGGCTTCAGGTGAAAGGCGGTGTAGTCGGACTGATCCTGGATGGCAGGGGACGGCCGCTCTACCTGCCGGATGACTCCTCGGACCGCGCCGCCCAACTGCGAGCCTGGGCCGCAGCAATGGATCTGTATCCGGAATAA